Within the Granulicella sibirica genome, the region CTTAGCTCTGCTCAAAACTGATCGCCAGCTCGAACGGCTGCTCAAGGTCGCTGATTCTGAGCCGCCACGGGTTCGCGCCTTACTTGGAGCTTTGGCCGAAGAACTTGGACAACACCCAGGCGCGCAAACGCGCCTGCGCGGCTCCTTGAATCCTCTTTCAAGGTTCGACTTTGGATACTTTGCGTCGCTGAAGCACGCGCGCAAATGGCAGGCGAAGGAGTCGCCCCAATCGTGAAATTGTTCGAGCATCCCGATTTCGCGCAGGCGATCCTTCGTGCCGCAGAGCATTTCGCGGCTCAGGGATTACGCCCCGCGATCATCGAGAAGGACTACTACGTCACCGAAGTGTTGCGCATCATCGCCGCTGCTGCGGGCGACCAAATCATCTTCAAGGGCGGTACCAGTCTCTCCAAAGGCTGGAACCTGATCCAGCGGTTTTCGGAAGACATCGACATCTTCCTGGACCCACTGACGTTCGAGCCGGCGTTGACAAAACGAGGCATCGACCGGGAATTGAAGAGACTACGCGACGCTGTCGCCGCACATCCCGCATTGGAATTCCTGCCCGAAGAGAGCCAGACCATCGGCGGTTTCGGGCGCAATGATCGCTTCTCCTACGAGCAGCTTTACGGCGGTCGCGGCGAAGTTGCCAACCGTGTGCTACTTGAGGCCGGTGCCGCCAGCGGCCGCCAACCGACCGCCCATGTCGAGCTGCGCTCCTACCTCAGCCGGTTCCTCACGGAAACAGGCGTTACACTCGCAGCTGAAGACGAAGGTTCGTTTCCGATGCGCTTGCTCCACTTTCGGCGAACCTTCGTAGAGAAGATGTTTGCCATTCACAGCAAAGTAGAGATGCTCAAGCGCGACGGACGCCCGCTCGGCACCTACGCCCGGCACTATTACGATCTCTTTCAGCTTTCCCAACAGCCTGAGGTGATGGATATGCTCCAGTCCACCGAATACGAGGAGATCAAAGAGGATTACGACCTCATCAGCCGGACTCATTTTCCGGGCAGCTACTTTTTCCCTGACCGCATGAGCTTTGCCAACAGCGACGCTCTCTTTCCCAAACAGCAGCTCCTCTCCAATATCGCCCGCGAATATCAGGGCCAGTGCGAGGTCCTTTGCTTCGGCGAGTACCCGTCATGGGACACTGTGCAAAATCGGTTCGTCGAGCTACAGGAACTTCTGTAAGGTGAACACAGAGAGGAAATTCTTCCATGATCGAGATCAAAGGCTTCGACGACCTGAGCAAGAAGTTGGAAGACCTGGCTGAGAAGGCCGAATCAATTCACGGCACGCAAGAAGTCCCGCTGAGCGAATTGCTCACGCCTGGGTTTTTGGCAAAGCACACCCGGTTCCTTTCGGAAGATGAAATGTTCGAAGCGAGCGGCTTCAAAGTAGAGACGGCTGAAGATTTCGCAAACATCCCGGATGAGGAATGGGACAACTTCATTCAGCAAAACACTCCGTTCGCGTCCTGGAGCGATATGCTCTCGGCGGCAGGAACGGAATGGACCCAGAAGAAGCTTGGATTGGGCGAGGATGAAGCTTAGCCGCGGCCCGAGAAGGAACGATTAAGCAAGCGCACGCTTCATGCTCGGGGAAACGCTGTAGACATGTTTATCCGACAGCGTATTGGAAACTTTCAACCAGTTGCGTGAAGCGAACAAGTCAAGCAGATTGTCCACAACAAATGGAGCTATCTGTGTCGTTTCCGTGACCTCTGAAGCAGATTCCAGACCTTCATTGAGGATCACTAAGGCGACCTTACGAATGATTTCTTCGATCTGAGGCATGTTCGCTCTCGCGAAAACCATAAAGCCGTTCAACGTTGGCTGGATGACTCCTATTCCTCGCGGCAAGCCGCCCATCAATCGTTTGATCTTGATGTATCCCTGCTGTTCCAAAATTTCCAGCGAGTCAAGGAATGACTCCCGGGACATATCCTCCAGCTTCAACGAAAACTGTTCCGGGCTCCAAATCGGGCGGTTTCGTTCAATGGCATCTTCGTAGATCAACCGCAGGACCCGGATGTCGGAGGGATGAAGGCCGGGAATCGGCCGCTCTTTCAGGTAGTCCGGAGATTTTCCTAGGGCCGGTTTGTCACGACGGCCAAAGATGGCTGCCACAATTCGATCCAGTTGGTCTCCGTAATCATTCAAGTTTGGAATGGGCTCCCAAACGAGAGAGCGCAACGCTTCTGGAACCTCTGCTTTGTCCAAGACGATCGGTATGACCTTGGTCTGACGCGTGATTCGATTAACAATGGCCGTATTAAGTTCTTGCCGCACCCATGGTTTGGTGACACTTACCGCGGAGATCACAATCAGGACCGCTTCGGCTTCCTTAAGGCCTTCCTCGAAAAGCTTATCGACCAAACTATCTCCCGGCAGTATCTCCCATTTGTCGAGCCAGACATCGACTCCCTTCATACGTAGAGAAGTCGCAAAGGGGATTACGAATCGCTGTTTATCTTCGCTCGCGTGGCTGAGAAACACCTTCGGTGCTGGCACATTAGCCTCGATCATGAAAGAACACCATCCTCACCGCAGATTAGCCCAAGCCCCGCTTCTCCTGTATTGGTTGCGCCGGCAACTTAAGTCGTCAGATTGAGATTACAGAGAATCCAGAAACTTCATCAGTTGGGCGTCATCGCGCCACCGTTTTTTCCCGCGCATCGGGCTGAGCGTGTTGAGCTGCTTGCGAAACCGTTCCGGCGTCAAGGCACGATACCGCCCTGTCGCTCTTAGATCGCTCATCCCCATGTAGGCAGCGAGAGCGGGAAGCATGCGATTGAGGTCTGCGCCGCGTTTGTACCACGCGGTCAGGCGATGTACGGCAAAGGTATGGCGCAGGTCGTGCAGGCGCGGCTGATAACGGGACCCATCAGTACGCACCACCTCAGCCACCCTGCGAAGCCGCTCAAACGTCTTCTGCACCGTGTGATCGTTCAGCTTCTCCCCGTTGACCGTCAGAAAGAATTGCGGGTCGATCATCGTGCCCTTACGGCGCATATTCTTGTGATAGCGACGCAGTATCTCCAGCAGATCAGGGGCAATCGGAATCTCGCGTGTTCGCTCGAAACGACCGTTGCGAATGGTGATGCGACGCTTCCGAAAATCAATGTCGCTTCGTTCCAACCTCAGC harbors:
- a CDS encoding tyrosine-type recombinase/integrase, which encodes MRLREGIRLYIKAKRMQGVEWVKGAQILRCFGKEVGNLPLHLIRVHHAESFLGDGLVSRMWGYKYGVLHQFFLYWVAHQEIGGLPLPPRCRPLPQTFVRYIYSRAELHRLLVSTSKTQRGFMSIFTARTFRTLLLFLYGTGVLLGEALRLERSDIDFRKRRITIRNGRFERTREIPIAPDLLEILRRYHKNMRRKGTMIDPQFFLTVNGEKLNDHTVQKTFERLRRVAEVVRTDGSRYQPRLHDLRHTFAVHRLTAWYKRGADLNRMLPALAAYMGMSDLRATGRYRALTPERFRKQLNTLSPMRGKKRWRDDAQLMKFLDSL
- a CDS encoding nucleotidyl transferase AbiEii/AbiGii toxin family protein, producing the protein MKLFEHPDFAQAILRAAEHFAAQGLRPAIIEKDYYVTEVLRIIAAAAGDQIIFKGGTSLSKGWNLIQRFSEDIDIFLDPLTFEPALTKRGIDRELKRLRDAVAAHPALEFLPEESQTIGGFGRNDRFSYEQLYGGRGEVANRVLLEAGAASGRQPTAHVELRSYLSRFLTETGVTLAAEDEGSFPMRLLHFRRTFVEKMFAIHSKVEMLKRDGRPLGTYARHYYDLFQLSQQPEVMDMLQSTEYEEIKEDYDLISRTHFPGSYFFPDRMSFANSDALFPKQQLLSNIAREYQGQCEVLCFGEYPSWDTVQNRFVELQELL
- a CDS encoding toll/interleukin-1 receptor domain-containing protein → MIEANVPAPKVFLSHASEDKQRFVIPFATSLRMKGVDVWLDKWEILPGDSLVDKLFEEGLKEAEAVLIVISAVSVTKPWVRQELNTAIVNRITRQTKVIPIVLDKAEVPEALRSLVWEPIPNLNDYGDQLDRIVAAIFGRRDKPALGKSPDYLKERPIPGLHPSDIRVLRLIYEDAIERNRPIWSPEQFSLKLEDMSRESFLDSLEILEQQGYIKIKRLMGGLPRGIGVIQPTLNGFMVFARANMPQIEEIIRKVALVILNEGLESASEVTETTQIAPFVVDNLLDLFASRNWLKVSNTLSDKHVYSVSPSMKRALA